GCGCTCCAAGGGTTTCGCGCCCGGCTTCGTTGCCGGGCACAGCTTGGGCGAGTACTCGGCGCACGTCGCTGCCGGCACCCTCGACTTCGCCGATGCCGTGCGCACCGTCCGCAATCGCGGCCTCTACATGCAGGAGGCGGTGCCGGTGGGTGAAGGCGCCATGGCCGCCGTCCTGGGAATGAAGCTGCAGGACCTGCGCGCCGTCTGCGCCGAAGCGGCCCAGGCACAGGTCTGCTCCCCGGCCAACATCAATTCTCCCGACCAGATCGTGATCTCCGGCAGCAGGGCGGCGGTGGAGCGCGCCGCCGAGCTGGCCAAGCAGCGCGGCGCCAAGCGCGCTGTTATGCTGCCGGTCAGCGCCCCATTCCACTGTGCCCTGATGCAGCCCGCCCAGGACCGCCTGGAGAAGGACCTGCGCGCGCTCACGTTTCATCCCATGCAGGTCCCGGTGGTGAAGAACGTGGACGCCACGCCGACGACCGACCCCGACGAAGCCCGCGGCGCGCTGGCGCGCCAGGTCACAGGCGCAGTCCAATGGGACGCTTCGATGCGCGCTTTGATCGCGCAGGGCGTGGATACCTTCGTGGAAGTCGGGCCGGGAAAGGTGCTCTGCGGCCTGATGCGTCAGATCGACCGCACGCGCACCTGCTTGAACGTGGAAGACGAGGCGTCGTTGCACAAGACCGTCGGCCAACTCAGCGCGACCAAGACCACTCAGTAAGGCGAGAATGTCAGGGTCTTGTCTTTGCGCTCCACCCAGATGCGGGCCTCTTCCGCCCGTTCATTGACCTTCACCACCACCACCACCCCACTGCCGCCCTTGGGGGCGGCGGAACCGACGATCTCGTGCTGGCGGATGATGCCCCATTCTCCGCCCGGTCCCCAGTCCACATAAAAATCGTGAAAGGTGTAGTTGGTGTGCTTGGCCTGGTTCTGCTTCCAGTCGGGATCGTTCAGCCAGATGCCGTATGCGGCCTCAAAGTCCTTCTTCTCCAGGGCGGTGAAGAAGCGGTCCACCACGCGCTCGTAGGGCAGATTGCGGAAAAGGTAGAGCAGAGCCGCCACCACCAGCAGCAACGCGACCGCGGTCACGATGATGGCGTTGCGCCGCCGCTCCCGTTTCGGGTCGTACGGTAGAGCTTCGAACAGGGTCGTCGGCATGGCGCTTCATTCTAAACTGCTTTGCGGGCACGCTCTGCCTGGCAACCGGTGCTGAAAATCACAGCAGCTTCAGTTTCCTGAGCGCAAACTCACGCTTTCTGCGTCAATTCCCGCTATGGTCATCCAGATTCCAAGCGAATCAGTCCCGCGGTTTAGCGATAAGTGACATCGTTTCTGCTACTTACTCTTGACTTGCAAGTCAACTTTACTGGCTCAAAACCTGCACTTTCTTGAGTAGCGGCTGTACGAAAATCTGTGTGTTTTCTTGGTGGCCACTATGCGCTTAGGAATGGAAAAGAAGCAGGGACACCTGCCTGACGGCAGCCTGAAGATCGGGGCGGTCGCCCGGCACTTCGGCATCTCGGTGGATCTGCTTCGTCTGTACGAACGCGAAGGCCTGGTCATCCCGCTGAAGTCCAGTCGTGGCACGCGCTACTACACCGAACACGACTACCTATGGATCGGCACGGTCCTGCGGCTGGTCCGCGAGGCACGATTGAATTTCGCCGGGATCCGTCACTTGTTGGCACTTGTACCCTGTTGGGAGATCCGCCACTGCGGTTTTGAGAGCAAGCGGAACTGCCCGGTGATCTCCGACGCTTCCAAGCCCTGCTGGGCGAACCGCTCCGCTTGCCCGGTGGTCTCGGTTCGCGATTGCTATTTCTGCCAGGTGTATCGCTCCGCCCCCAACTCCGAGAACCTTAGGGCTCTGCTGGCCCAGAACGGAAACCATATTGAGCCCGCGAAGCTGGCTGCGGCGGTCTGACCTGGATTCTTGTACGAGGAGAACGGACCTGAAACGGGGGATGGCCCGAGCCATGCCCCGTTTCTTCTCGGCTGCGGCGGCCGTTCTTATGCTCCGACTTCCTGTCGCAGCGCCGGCCAGCCGCTGACCACCGCGGCGCTCAGCGCGCTGCCCGCCAGCGCGTACGTCATCTCCACCCAGGTGAGGGGCAGCCATTCTCCGGGGAAGGCTGGCCGCAAAAGCAGATCGACGACCAGGAAGGCGGCGCATGCCGCCACTGCCAGGGCGATGGCGCGCACCATGCCCAGGCGCCCGGCCACTCGCTCGGCAAGCGCGACCACATATCCCAGCAGCAGGAAACCGGCTAGCGGCACCAGATAGGGCGCGACTGCTTCCGCGCGCGCCCGCGCCGCCTCCTGGCCGAGCCCGTGCAGCCGCACCCAGGCGCGCCCGAACACCGGGTCGGCGTACCAGAACGCTCCCAGCAGCCAGGCGGCGCCGGCTCCCGCCCACACCGCGACGTGGGGCAGCCCGGGTTTCGCGGCCGGCGGCGTCTCCGGCTCGAACAGCTCGTACACGCACTCCTGGTCGCAGTCCTTCTTCTCCGGCCAGCGCGAGCAATCGCTGAGCCGCATGTATTCGCTGCCCGTCAGCGAGGTCGCGGCGCAGTGTAGGGCGTCGATCTCCACCGCCGCCCGTTTCTTGGTCTCCGGGCAGGTCACGCGGTGCAGCCCGCGGCGCACGCGGTACACTTCGCCGGCGTAGAGCATCGGTATCAGGAGGGCGAGAAGGCCGGTCAGGAGGAGCAGGGTCAGGATCAGCCACACCATGGGACACCTCCCCACGGCCGCAGTATCCCGCCGGCCCGTCCGGCTGGCGGTGACGGATGTCACTGCCGCCAGTGATTCGCGGGCCAAGAGCGCTGCTACTGTAAACTGAAGGTTGCTTGTCCGGAGGCAGGGCAATGACGCTTCGCTCGCTGAGTGCTCGTGGGTCACTGCTGGTCCTGGTGCTGGCGGTCTCGATCTGTGCCCCAGGGCAGCGGGTGGTCGCCGTGGGAGATGTGCATGGCGACGCCGGTGCGCTTGCCGGGATCCTGCAGCACGCCGGGGTGATCGATGCCGACCGGCATTGGGCGGGAGGCAGCACCATCCTGGTGCAGGTTGGGGACCTGCTCGATCGCGGTGACCACGGCCGGGAAGTCCTGGACCTGATGATGGCCCTGGAAAAGGAAGCGCCCAAGTCGGGCGGGCGGGTGATCGCTCTGCTCGGGAACCACGAGTTCATGAACCTGGTGGGCGATCTCCGCTATGTGACGCCGGCCGGGTTCGCGGAATTCTCCGCCCCAGACACCGCCAAGATCCGCAGCAATGCCTACCAGCGCTATTGCGCCTGGGAGAAACGGCGCGCCAAGAGGATGGGCTACCCCGCGGTGCCGGAAGCCGAGGCGAGCTGGAACGCCCGCCATCCCTTAGGCTTCGTGGAACAACGGGGGCAATTTTCAGCCAAAGAAAAATATGGTCGTTGGCTTCGGCAGCGTGCAGCCGTCGCCCAGGTTGGCGATGTCATCTTCTTGCACGGAGGCATCGACCCGGCCCTGGATGTCACCGGGGTGGCGGAACTGAACGAACGCATCCAGGCCGAGTTGCGGACATTCGATGAGCTGGTGAGCGATCTCGAGGCGCGCGGCATCATCCTGCCCTTCTTCACCCTGCAGGAAATGTTGGAGTCTGCGGCGGCGGAGCTGAAAGCCGGTGTGAGCGATGCGCAACTGCGTACCCGGCTGGAATACCTGGTCAATTACTTCCGCTGGTACGGCTATCGAGACGATGGGCCGCTCTGGTTCCGCGGCTATTCGCAATGGCCGGAGCAAGAGGGCACAGAGCGCCTGACGGCCTTGCTCGCGCGATCCGGCGCGCGTCATGTGGTCGTCGGTCACACCCCGCAGCCCGAATACCGCATCCGGCAGCGCTTTGGCGGCCAGGTGTTCCTGATCGATACGGGCATCAGCCGGGTTTACGCCCAAGGCCGTCCTTCGGCACTGGAGATCGAGAACGGAAAGTTCACCGCCATCTACGCCGATGAACGAAGGACGCTACTGGATCGGTCGCCGCCCCAATCACAAGAGGCTGGCGCCGGGGACCGCCGTTCGGAGCCGCCGCCTAACCATTGAGTTCGGCCCGCGCAGCCCTGGGCAGGCCGGTCACGCGATGACGGCACGGGCGGCCAGGCGCTGCTTCGCATTGCGCGCTGCGTCCCGCAGCCCGGGATCGTTTGACGAAAGGCATCCTTCCAGGTGGGTGGCAAGGGCGCTCAAACCCAGCGCGCCGATGGCGTGAGCGCCACAGGTCTGCAGCCACGGATCATCGCTGGCGATCAGGAGTGCGACCGCAGTTTCCTGGTCGGGAACTCCGGTACCCAGCAGCCGGTCGGCCACCCGGGCCCGCTCCTCCAGTGAGTACTCACTGTCCAGCAGGGGTACGAGGATCTTCCGAAGCTGCGGCTTCAGCACATTGTCCAGGAACTCCAGCGCGTTGTCGTGCACCACGTGATCTTTCGATTGCAGCCCGACGTAAGCGCTGTGCAGATCGTGTTGCGGATATACCAGGCCGAGCAGGCGAAAGATACGCTCGCGCTCGTGGTCCATGGTCTTGTGCAACGCCTGGATGGCAGCATCATCACGCATCGCGGCCAGCCGGTGCAGCACCTGATGCGAGCGATAGTGGCCCAGGAGTTCGGCCGCGAGAATGCTCTCGACCGCGTCCTGGTCGATGTTGAGGCCCACCGCCTGCCGCCGCAGCTTGTTCAGGGCTGAGATGATGCGGAATCGGAGCGTCGGATCGCCCTGCATCAGGTTCTCCACCAGCACCTGCGCCGCCTCCTCCGTGCCGATCTTCAGCAGTACGCCTGGAAGTTCGTTGCGGATACCGGGCGCGACGTCGGGATCGACCAGGTAATCGCGGATCGTGCCCACGACCGTGTCCCCGAACGAGGCCAGCGCCTCCGCTGCATCCGCGCCCACTGCCGGATCGGCAAGATGCTCGACCAATTCGGGGATGAAGCGCCGGTTCCGGAGCCTTGCGACCGAGCGGAACACTTCCCGTACGACCTCGGGCTCGGGGTCGTCCAGGAGTTCGTGCAAGTGCTGGTCGAAGCCCTCCGGGAGTTCGCCGAGCAAGCGCGCCGCTTCTTTGCGGCTGCGGGTGCGGTCGCCTGGCTTTCCGGCGATCATCTCATTCACGATCGCCTGCACGGCCTCGAGGCTCTGGTTCGGACCGGGTCGCGCCAAGAATGCAGCTACGCCGGAGCGGATGGAGAACTCGGGGAAGTCGCCAAGCTCCTCGATGGTGCTGAGCGGATCGACATTGGTGTACCGCGAGAGGAAGAGCAGGGCCTCGGTGCGCACGCCGAGATCAGGATCGTGCAGCAGCTCGCGTACTTGCGGCGCGATCGACGTGTCTTCCGCCGCGTGCAGCAGAGCCAGGGCCTTGTATCGGACCTGGGCGGAGGGGTGGGCGAGCAGCTTCCGCAGCTTGGGACGGACCGCCTGCTCTTCCTCGACGCCCAATAGGTCGAGGGCATAGAGCACCTCGCGCGGATCATCGGAGGCGAGTTTGGCCTCCATGATCTCGGCGGTCGAGCGGTCCAGGACCGGCGCCATGGCGCGTTCGGTGTCGAGCCGGTGCTGCTGGATGGTGTCGCGTAGCGTGGTGACATACTCGCGGCGGGCGACGACCGCCGCCGCCAGCCATGCCGACAGCAGCCCCACCGAGACCCAGCTCATGTTGCGGGCGGAAACGTGCAGCGAAGTGGCGAAGATCAGCACACCGATCCCGGCCAGGCCGTCGCCGGAGCGCCAGATCACCGTGTCGATGAATGACTTCACCTGCATCTTCAGCCCGGGGGACACGGGCAGGTAGAGCAGCTCGACCGTGGACTTGTCGATGGAATAGCGCAGGACCTGGTCGGTGCTCTTGAGGATCAGCACGGAGAACAAAGTCCCCATGGCCAGGACCCCGAAACTGCTCGCCAGCAGGGCCATGGGCACGAGCGTGAGCGCGATGCCGATGCCGAAGCGCCGCAGGAACCGGGTGGTGAGGAAGAGCTGGCATGCCAGACAGAGGAGGCCGGCGAACAGGTTGAAGTCCGCGAAAAACGCCGCCAGCTTGTCCTTATGGACGAGGAACTGCTTGGCGATGGCTTTGAATTGCCAGCCCGTCATGGTGGTCGCGTAGGACGAGAGGAAGATCAGGGTAGAAACCGAGCGGAGATACTTCGAGCCCCACACCAGGCGCAAGCTGGTCATCAGGCTTGGAATGGAGCCGCGACTCCCGGCGCGGCGCTGCGAACCGGCGGCAAGCTCTTGCACCTGTCGCCGCTCGATCAAAACCACCACGACGGCCGACAGGGCGATGAAAACGGCCATGGCAAGCAAAAGTGCCTCTGTGCCGAAGAGCCGCACCACGCCTTTGCAGAGGAAGCCGGCGAAGATCCAGCCCGCGATGCCGCCGCTGCCCAGCAGCCCGAAAATGCGTTTCGCTTCGCGCGTGGTGAGGACGTAGTTCGCCAGGGTCCAGACTTGGGCCGGCGCCAGCACCCCAAAGATCCC
This region of Terriglobales bacterium genomic DNA includes:
- the fabD gene encoding ACP S-malonyltransferase; the encoded protein is MAIAFLFPGQGSQAAGMGRELAALYPPARQTFDEADQALGFKLSQICFEGPDDKLKLTEITQPAILTVSVAAFRVLRSKGFAPGFVAGHSLGEYSAHVAAGTLDFADAVRTVRNRGLYMQEAVPVGEGAMAAVLGMKLQDLRAVCAEAAQAQVCSPANINSPDQIVISGSRAAVERAAELAKQRGAKRAVMLPVSAPFHCALMQPAQDRLEKDLRALTFHPMQVPVVKNVDATPTTDPDEARGALARQVTGAVQWDASMRALIAQGVDTFVEVGPGKVLCGLMRQIDRTRTCLNVEDEASLHKTVGQLSATKTTQ
- a CDS encoding MerR family transcriptional regulator, with translation MEKKQGHLPDGSLKIGAVARHFGISVDLLRLYEREGLVIPLKSSRGTRYYTEHDYLWIGTVLRLVREARLNFAGIRHLLALVPCWEIRHCGFESKRNCPVISDASKPCWANRSACPVVSVRDCYFCQVYRSAPNSENLRALLAQNGNHIEPAKLAAAV
- a CDS encoding DUF1761 family protein yields the protein MVWLILTLLLLTGLLALLIPMLYAGEVYRVRRGLHRVTCPETKKRAAVEIDALHCAATSLTGSEYMRLSDCSRWPEKKDCDQECVYELFEPETPPAAKPGLPHVAVWAGAGAAWLLGAFWYADPVFGRAWVRLHGLGQEAARARAEAVAPYLVPLAGFLLLGYVVALAERVAGRLGMVRAIALAVAACAAFLVVDLLLRPAFPGEWLPLTWVEMTYALAGSALSAAVVSGWPALRQEVGA
- a CDS encoding metallophosphoesterase, with amino-acid sequence MTLRSLSARGSLLVLVLAVSICAPGQRVVAVGDVHGDAGALAGILQHAGVIDADRHWAGGSTILVQVGDLLDRGDHGREVLDLMMALEKEAPKSGGRVIALLGNHEFMNLVGDLRYVTPAGFAEFSAPDTAKIRSNAYQRYCAWEKRRAKRMGYPAVPEAEASWNARHPLGFVEQRGQFSAKEKYGRWLRQRAAVAQVGDVIFLHGGIDPALDVTGVAELNERIQAELRTFDELVSDLEARGIILPFFTLQEMLESAAAELKAGVSDAQLRTRLEYLVNYFRWYGYRDDGPLWFRGYSQWPEQEGTERLTALLARSGARHVVVGHTPQPEYRIRQRFGGQVFLIDTGISRVYAQGRPSALEIENGKFTAIYADERRTLLDRSPPQSQEAGAGDRRSEPPPNH
- a CDS encoding Npt1/Npt2 family nucleotide transporter codes for the protein MKRLLHRVLNLREGDLARGALLFAYLFLIITTYVTAKVARDALFLDKFLAVQLPYVDISVAVLVGFVVAGYVRIGRRLDLPKLLVSSLLFFALHSLLFWILVKHYHWPWLFPVFYVWAGIFGVLAPAQVWTLANYVLTTREAKRIFGLLGSGGIAGWIFAGFLCKGVVRLFGTEALLLAMAVFIALSAVVVVLIERRQVQELAAGSQRRAGSRGSIPSLMTSLRLVWGSKYLRSVSTLIFLSSYATTMTGWQFKAIAKQFLVHKDKLAAFFADFNLFAGLLCLACQLFLTTRFLRRFGIGIALTLVPMALLASSFGVLAMGTLFSVLILKSTDQVLRYSIDKSTVELLYLPVSPGLKMQVKSFIDTVIWRSGDGLAGIGVLIFATSLHVSARNMSWVSVGLLSAWLAAAVVARREYVTTLRDTIQQHRLDTERAMAPVLDRSTAEIMEAKLASDDPREVLYALDLLGVEEEQAVRPKLRKLLAHPSAQVRYKALALLHAAEDTSIAPQVRELLHDPDLGVRTEALLFLSRYTNVDPLSTIEELGDFPEFSIRSGVAAFLARPGPNQSLEAVQAIVNEMIAGKPGDRTRSRKEAARLLGELPEGFDQHLHELLDDPEPEVVREVFRSVARLRNRRFIPELVEHLADPAVGADAAEALASFGDTVVGTIRDYLVDPDVAPGIRNELPGVLLKIGTEEAAQVLVENLMQGDPTLRFRIISALNKLRRQAVGLNIDQDAVESILAAELLGHYRSHQVLHRLAAMRDDAAIQALHKTMDHERERIFRLLGLVYPQHDLHSAYVGLQSKDHVVHDNALEFLDNVLKPQLRKILVPLLDSEYSLEERARVADRLLGTGVPDQETAVALLIASDDPWLQTCGAHAIGALGLSALATHLEGCLSSNDPGLRDAARNAKQRLAARAVIA